In Microbacterium maritypicum, the following are encoded in one genomic region:
- the purU gene encoding formyltetrahydrofolate deformylase gives MSQPDTARLLIACDDQPGIVAAVAGVLAQHGANIISLDQHSTDSEGGRFFQRTVIHLDGLSAARPALEADIAVVAERFGMEWSLHDVARRKRVAIFVSKYDHCLMELLWRTQRGQLDIDITMVVSNHPDLAQSVRSFGVPFVHIPSGDKAAMEERQLELLHGNVDLVVLARYMQILTDDFITRLEVPVINIHHSFLPAFIGANPYARAKDRGVKLIGATAHYATADLDEGPIIEQDVTRVTHSESAAQLQSRGADVERLVLARAVQWHAEDRVIVHGKSTVIL, from the coding sequence ATGTCTCAGCCCGATACCGCCCGCCTGCTGATCGCCTGCGACGACCAGCCCGGCATCGTCGCCGCTGTCGCCGGTGTGCTCGCCCAGCACGGCGCGAACATCATCTCGCTCGATCAGCACTCCACCGATTCCGAGGGCGGACGCTTCTTCCAGCGCACCGTGATCCACCTCGACGGTCTCTCCGCCGCGCGCCCGGCCCTCGAAGCCGACATCGCCGTCGTCGCCGAGCGCTTCGGCATGGAATGGTCACTGCACGATGTGGCCCGCCGCAAGCGCGTCGCGATCTTCGTCTCCAAGTACGACCACTGCCTGATGGAACTGCTGTGGCGCACGCAGCGCGGCCAGCTCGATATCGACATCACGATGGTCGTCTCCAACCACCCCGATCTGGCCCAGTCGGTGCGCTCGTTCGGCGTGCCGTTCGTGCACATCCCCTCCGGCGACAAGGCCGCCATGGAGGAGCGTCAGCTCGAGCTGCTGCACGGAAACGTCGACCTGGTCGTGCTCGCCCGCTACATGCAGATCCTCACCGACGACTTCATCACGCGTCTCGAGGTGCCGGTGATCAACATCCACCACTCGTTCCTGCCCGCGTTCATCGGCGCGAACCCGTATGCGCGTGCCAAGGATCGCGGCGTCAAGCTCATCGGCGCTACAGCGCACTACGCGACGGCCGACCTCGACGAGGGCCCGATCATCGAGCAGGACGTCACGCGAGTGACCCACTCCGAGTCGGCGGCTCAGCTGCAGAGCCGTGGTGCCGATGTGGAGCGCCTGGTGCTCGCCCGCGCCGTGCAGTGGCATGCCGAGGACCGCGTGATCGTGCACGGCAAGTCCACGGTCATCCTCTAG